One part of the Lytechinus pictus isolate F3 Inbred chromosome 3, Lp3.0, whole genome shotgun sequence genome encodes these proteins:
- the LOC129257119 gene encoding UBX domain-containing protein 6-like: MKKIGEFFDKKKTDMKFKRAGHGVKLNESTPQPSTSGQSKPVAPRMQPTTSSQMAGQAALSRLTPGPGAARPGSAASASVKAQAIAQLENESERMKLSSQYQSGAAAANLDYNDSQAALLVSGVNFRCRCSMRLKKPEFEAHLTECLLMQLADDPPSASATMIYTLNKDKDKIRIGVDTICKYLDNVCQNPGEEKYRKIKANNRAFQERVSGLVGAEEFIQAVGFERKILTHEESETHFFVLNEESASNIDRLNSFKELLKSGAPYKPILDRDMKVYQPSQWASQFQLPNEFYTLTPEQIKKEQQLRAEVIEQSSVLRTKAMKEAEAQKALRRYRYALIRIRFPDGILLQGTFYARDKLRTLKEFVQSQLDNSWQPFILTDPSNIKLTDDDMMLAELHLAPAAVINFSWDAEVMADIAAASQGSLQVTYLKPDAMGQLQSL, encoded by the exons atgaaGAAGATTGGGGAATTCTTCGACAAAAAGAAAACGGATATGAAATTCAAGAGAGCTGGTCATGGAGTAAAATTGAACGAAAGTACGCCACAGCCCAG TACATCTGGTCAATCTAAACCAGTAGCCCCAAGAATGCAGCCTACTACTAGTTCTCAGATGGCAGGCCAGGCAGCACTGAGTAGACTTACTCCAGGTCCTGGTGCAGCAAGACCAGGATCAGCAGCTTCAGCATCAGTCAAAGCACAGG CTATTGCACAACTTGAGAATGAATCTGAGAgaatgaaattatcttcacaaTATCAG AGTGGTGCAGCAGCAGCAAATCTAGACTACAATGACAGCCAAGCTGCTCTTCTGGTGTCAGGTGTTAATTTCAGGTGTAGGTGTTCAATGAGATTAAAGAAGCCAGAATTTGAAGCCCATCTTACTGAATGTCTTCTAATG CAACTTGCTGATGACCCCCCTTCAGCTTCAGCAACCATGATATACACACTGAACAAGGATAAAGACAAGATAAGAATAGGAGTTGATACAATATGCAA ATATCTAGATAATGTGTGCCAGAATCCAGGAGAAGAGAAGTATCGTAAGATAAAAGCAAACAACAGGGCCTTTCAGGAGAGAGTCTCTGGATTGGTGGGAGCAGAGGAATTCATCCAAGCTGTTGGATTTGAGAGGAAGATACTCACTCATGAAG AATCTGAGACTCATTTCTTTGTCTTGAATGAGGAGAGTGCTTCAAACATTGACAGGCTGAATTCGTTCAAGGAGCTGTTGAAGTCTGGTGCTCCATACAAACCGATCCTTGACAGAGACATGAAGGTCTACCAACCATCCCAGTGGGCAAGCCAATTTCAACTTCCAAATGAGTTCTACACGCTCACACCAGAAcagataaaaaaagaacaacaacTCAG GGCAGAGGTCATCGAGCAGAGTTCAGTTCTTAGAACAAAAGCCATGAAGGAAGCCGAAGCACAGAAAGCTCTACGGAGATATCGCTACGCGCTCATTAGGATTCGTTTTCCAGATGGTATATTATTACAAG GTACCTTCTATGCAAGGGACAAACTGCGAACCCTGAAGGAGTTTGTACAGTCTCAGTTGGATAATAGCTGGCAGCCTTTCATTTTGACTGATCCTAGTAACATCAAACTCACTGATGATGACATGATGCTGGCTGAACTACATCTG GCCCCGGCAGCAGTGATTAACTTCTCCTGGGATGCTGAGGTAATGGCAGACATTGCTGCAGCCAGTCAAGGAAGCCTTCAGGTTACCTACCTCAAGCCAGATGCCATGGGACAACTCCAATCACTATAG